tcACAAAAAACAGACTTGGGACAGCAAGTCACATCTGAACAAACTCCTCAAGAACACACGTCTGAGAATTAACAATTCAATTAAACagcaattaaaatgaaatggaaaGCTACTACAGATATAGGTTAAAAAGGTGGTTATGAGCCATAATTTGCTTCGTCGAAAGCTTTCCGGGCTCTCTTCAGCTCTTCGTTCATGGTCAGTAGGTCTTTGACTCTGGCGAACTTCCTGGGGTCCTTCCGGATGAGGAAAACGATGTCCTCCACCTGGACACGGCCCTGGCGTCCGATTGACATGGCTTTGTGTGTCATTTCCGTGATAAACTCGATCACCAGGTCCTCCAGAATGTCCACAGACTCCGTATACGGGTTCTGGTCATCTCCAAATCCGTACATCATGCACCGGAGCTCCTTGGAGAAAAGCCTCTTTCTCTTCCCGTGGCCGACATCCACTCCGCTGGACCCGTCCTCCAACTCCTCATCGAAGCCAGGCTCCTCGTCCTCATCCGCCATTCTGCTCAAATATACATGGATAGGACAGTTACATACATAAACTTTAATTTGTTATACTGTTAAGTTACACACACTACGTAATTAGAGCAGAGAAAAGATTACCTTGTAGCTCCGCACAGTAACACAACAGGCTGTGTTCTCTGTTGACTTCCGCCTGAGTTTCCTCGACCGTGGAAGTGATGTGAGGGGAACAAACGTTTGTTGTAGAAAATACTGCCCCCCTGTGGTTATTTTTCTCCAGCACTGTTACCCTCTGAGTAATCTCAGAATAATGTTGTATCACAAAGTGTGCACATGACACAGCCATATACACTGTCATGACTGGCGGTTGGTCTCTTTCATGGCATATTGCGCCGTTGTTCCTTTGCTGTTGATACGTGCTGCAATGTTTGGAGACAGATAGGGCCAAACTCAGTTTAA
This genomic stretch from Epinephelus moara isolate mb chromosome 16, YSFRI_EMoa_1.0, whole genome shotgun sequence harbors:
- the taf13 gene encoding transcription initiation factor TFIID subunit 13, translated to MADEDEEPGFDEELEDGSSGVDVGHGKRKRLFSKELRCMMYGFGDDQNPYTESVDILEDLVIEFITEMTHKAMSIGRQGRVQVEDIVFLIRKDPRKFARVKDLLTMNEELKRARKAFDEANYGS